One Novosphingobium sp. EMRT-2 DNA segment encodes these proteins:
- a CDS encoding pyrimidine 5'-nucleotidase, producing the protein MVFDPSIVDCWLFDLDNTLYPATTRMFDQIDHRMGAYIANLLGCDDDEARRVQKLYFHDHGTTLSGLMHYHEVSPYEFLEFVHDIDMTPLASAPRLADRITRLPGRKIVFTNGDAPYAEKVLAALDLSDCFDGMWDIHAMNYRPKPEPSAYHGVIEAFGIVPERAVFVEDSARNLAPAKALGMQTVWLDLATEWGDRAMDPAAIDLVIDDFSEWLDALARDGVLG; encoded by the coding sequence ATGGTTTTCGATCCCTCCATCGTCGATTGCTGGTTGTTCGATCTCGACAACACGCTTTACCCGGCCACCACCCGCATGTTCGACCAGATCGATCATCGCATGGGCGCGTATATCGCCAACCTGCTGGGCTGCGACGACGACGAGGCGCGGCGCGTGCAGAAGCTCTACTTCCACGATCACGGCACCACGCTTTCGGGCCTGATGCACTATCACGAGGTTTCGCCTTACGAATTCCTCGAGTTCGTCCACGACATCGACATGACTCCTCTGGCCTCCGCGCCCCGGCTGGCGGACCGAATCACGCGCCTGCCCGGCCGCAAGATCGTGTTCACCAATGGCGATGCGCCCTATGCCGAAAAGGTGCTGGCCGCGCTCGACCTGTCGGATTGCTTCGACGGCATGTGGGACATCCACGCCATGAACTACCGGCCCAAGCCGGAACCGTCCGCCTACCACGGCGTGATCGAGGCATTCGGCATCGTTCCCGAGCGCGCGGTCTTCGTCGAGGATTCGGCCCGCAATCTCGCCCCGGCCAAGGCGCTGGGCATGCAGACGGTGTGGCTCGATCTCGCGACCGAATGGGGCGACCGCGCAATGGACCCCGCCGCGATCGACCTGGTCATCGATGACTTTTCCGAATGGCTCGACGCGCTTGCCCGCGACGGTGTGCTGGGCTAG
- a CDS encoding GlxA family transcriptional regulator, translating to MRGGPVTSSSGFAVPTVPLAEVGQVDTLLLLAGLTPPPRQDEATLETLRTMARESRRVAGLCTGAFLLGQMGLLDGHRATTHWSYARQMREDFPNVRVEDDRIFINEGAVWTSAGLTAGLDLAVALIEKDLGRDVAGAIARRLVMHHRRAGGQSQHSELLELAPSSDRIQKAVIFAKANLANPLTVEELAEVAALSPRQFARAFRAETGQTPAKAVEQMRLESARLMIEETRHPMDQIAREAGFVDIRRMREAFMRQYGQPPQTLRRLARAA from the coding sequence GTGCGTGGCGGCCCGGTCACCTCGTCCAGCGGCTTTGCCGTGCCCACGGTGCCGCTTGCCGAAGTCGGACAGGTCGATACGCTGCTGCTGCTCGCCGGGCTTACGCCCCCGCCACGGCAGGACGAAGCGACGCTCGAAACGCTGCGCACGATGGCCCGCGAATCACGCCGCGTGGCAGGGCTCTGCACCGGCGCGTTCCTGCTCGGGCAGATGGGCCTGCTCGATGGCCACCGCGCCACCACGCACTGGTCCTATGCCCGCCAGATGCGCGAGGACTTCCCGAACGTCCGCGTCGAGGACGATCGCATCTTCATCAACGAGGGCGCAGTCTGGACATCAGCCGGCCTCACCGCCGGGCTCGATCTTGCGGTGGCGCTGATCGAGAAGGATCTGGGGCGTGACGTGGCAGGCGCCATCGCCCGCCGGCTCGTCATGCACCACCGCCGCGCCGGGGGGCAGTCACAGCACTCCGAACTGCTCGAGCTCGCCCCCAGCAGCGACCGCATCCAGAAGGCGGTGATCTTCGCCAAGGCCAATCTCGCCAATCCGCTGACAGTGGAGGAGCTGGCCGAGGTCGCAGCCCTCTCGCCCCGCCAGTTCGCGCGCGCCTTCCGTGCCGAAACCGGCCAGACTCCGGCCAAGGCGGTCGAACAGATGCGTCTGGAGTCGGCGCGGCTGATGATCGAGGAGACGCGGCACCCCATGGACCAGATCGCGCGGGAGGCCGGCTTCGTCGACATTCGCCGCATGCGCGAAGCGTTCATGCGCCAATATGGCCAACCCCCGCAGACCCTGCGCAGGCTGGCAAGAGCAGCCTGA
- a CDS encoding ribonuclease HII has protein sequence MHISSVSATSLHGFVIGVDEAGRGPLAGPVVAAAVVLGDAPPQGLADSKKLSAARRAVLEEKIKRHCRWAVGVVEVEDIDRLNIFGATMLAMTLAVSALHAQLEGPVGEVRVDGNMTPHGRRPEWCWPARAIVGGDGIEPCISAASIIAKEHRDRIMREAARLHPEYGWERNAGYGTPEHLAALRRHGPTPLHRRSFAPVAQLCLL, from the coding sequence ATGCACATCTCTTCCGTCAGTGCCACATCCTTGCACGGTTTTGTCATCGGCGTGGACGAAGCCGGGCGCGGACCGCTGGCGGGGCCGGTGGTGGCCGCCGCTGTCGTGCTGGGCGACGCGCCGCCGCAAGGGCTTGCCGATTCCAAGAAGCTCAGCGCCGCCCGGCGCGCGGTGCTGGAGGAAAAGATCAAGCGCCATTGCCGCTGGGCCGTGGGCGTGGTCGAGGTCGAGGATATCGACCGCCTCAATATCTTCGGCGCCACCATGCTGGCGATGACGCTGGCGGTGAGCGCGCTGCACGCGCAGCTGGAAGGGCCGGTTGGCGAGGTACGGGTCGATGGCAACATGACCCCGCACGGACGGCGGCCGGAATGGTGCTGGCCGGCGCGCGCAATCGTGGGCGGGGATGGAATCGAGCCGTGCATCTCGGCCGCCTCGATCATCGCCAAGGAACATCGCGACCGGATCATGCGTGAAGCCGCGCGCCTCCATCCGGAATACGGCTGGGAGCGCAACGCCGGATACGGCACGCCCGAACATCTCGCCGCTCTGCGCCGGCACGGGCCGACGCCACTCCATCGGCGCAGCTTCGCGCCGGTCGCACAGCTCTGCCTGTTGTAG
- a CDS encoding alkylphosphonate utilization protein encodes MSDDEYVYDEDRGEWMTAADLAAKRAAESSIEVRDAVGNLLADGDQVTLIKDLDVKGAGQTLKRGTLIKSIRLTGDPQEIDCKFDGIKGLVLRAEFVRKR; translated from the coding sequence ATGAGCGACGACGAATACGTCTATGACGAAGACAGAGGCGAATGGATGACCGCGGCTGATCTTGCGGCGAAGCGCGCGGCGGAAAGCTCCATCGAAGTACGCGATGCGGTGGGGAACCTTCTGGCCGATGGCGATCAGGTCACGCTGATCAAGGATCTGGACGTCAAGGGCGCGGGGCAGACGCTGAAGCGCGGAACCCTGATCAAATCGATCCGGCTGACCGGCGATCCGCAGGAAATCGACTGCAAGTTCGATGGCATCAAGGGACTCGTGCTGCGTGCGGAGTTCGTTCGCAAGCGCTGA
- a CDS encoding DoxX family protein, translating into MKNDSVNRIASRFVLAAFYALAGVLHIAHPAPFLSIMPAWVPAPELVVMLTGWAELLGAIGLVQPVSRGLRRAAGIGLALYAVCVFPANIHHFALDMAKADHGFGLAYHIPRMVAQPVLVWLALWVADVIDWPFARRKG; encoded by the coding sequence GTGAAGAACGACAGCGTCAACCGCATCGCCTCCCGCTTCGTGCTGGCGGCGTTCTATGCGCTGGCCGGCGTACTCCATATCGCGCACCCCGCGCCGTTCCTGTCGATCATGCCGGCGTGGGTTCCCGCGCCCGAACTGGTCGTGATGCTGACCGGATGGGCCGAACTGCTGGGCGCCATCGGCCTCGTCCAGCCCGTCTCGCGCGGCCTGCGCCGCGCCGCCGGGATCGGGCTGGCGCTCTACGCGGTCTGCGTGTTCCCGGCAAACATCCACCATTTCGCGCTGGACATGGCGAAAGCGGATCACGGCTTCGGCCTCGCCTATCATATTCCCCGCATGGTTGCGCAGCCGGTGCTGGTCTGGCTGGCGCTGTGGGTTGCCGACGTGATCGACTGGCCGTTCGCGCGGCGCAAGGGCTGA
- a CDS encoding site-specific DNA-methyltransferase: MRARPLRAAPAQALRSEALPVNRILRGDCIAEMRKLPDACIDMIFADPPYNLQLGGDLARPDGSHVDAVTDDWDKFDSFAAYDRFTRDWLAEARRILKPDGSLWVIGSYHNIFRVGAILQDLGFWILNDIIWRKANPMPNFKGTRFTNAHETLIWAAKSEKAKYTFNYRAMKTLNDELQMRSDWVLPICSGQERLRRNGAKAHPTQKPEALLYRVMLATTNKGDLVLDPFFGTGTTGAVAKRLGRDWLGCEREPSYIEVAEERIEMALPLDESALTTMQSKRSAPKVAFGQLVESGWIAPGAQLFDKKRRFVASVRADGSLALGTDTGSIHGVGAKAQGAPSCNGWTFWHIEHEGEIKPIDALRQLYLLAVED, from the coding sequence GTGCGGGCGCGGCCCTTGCGCGCAGCTCCGGCACAGGCGCTCCGGAGCGAAGCGCTGCCCGTCAACCGCATCCTGCGCGGCGATTGCATCGCGGAAATGCGCAAGCTGCCCGATGCCTGCATCGACATGATCTTCGCCGACCCGCCCTACAATCTGCAACTGGGCGGCGATCTCGCGCGGCCCGATGGCAGCCACGTCGATGCCGTGACCGACGATTGGGACAAGTTCGACAGCTTCGCCGCCTATGACCGCTTCACGCGCGACTGGCTGGCGGAAGCGCGCCGCATCCTGAAGCCCGATGGCTCGCTGTGGGTGATCGGCAGCTACCACAACATCTTCCGCGTCGGCGCGATCCTGCAGGACCTGGGCTTTTGGATCCTCAACGACATCATCTGGCGCAAGGCCAACCCGATGCCCAATTTCAAGGGCACGCGCTTCACCAACGCGCACGAAACGCTGATCTGGGCCGCGAAGAGCGAGAAGGCGAAGTACACCTTCAACTATCGCGCGATGAAGACGCTCAACGATGAATTGCAGATGCGCTCGGACTGGGTTCTCCCGATCTGCAGCGGGCAGGAGCGTTTGCGGCGCAACGGCGCCAAGGCGCATCCCACGCAGAAGCCCGAAGCGCTGCTCTATCGCGTGATGCTGGCGACCACGAACAAGGGCGATCTCGTGCTCGATCCCTTCTTCGGCACCGGAACCACCGGCGCGGTGGCCAAGCGCCTTGGCCGGGACTGGCTGGGGTGCGAGCGCGAGCCGAGCTATATCGAAGTGGCCGAGGAGCGGATCGAGATGGCGCTGCCGCTCGACGAATCCGCGCTGACCACGATGCAGAGCAAGCGGTCCGCGCCCAAGGTGGCGTTCGGGCAGCTCGTGGAAAGCGGCTGGATCGCGCCCGGCGCGCAGCTGTTCGACAAGAAGCGCCGCTTCGTGGCCAGCGTCCGCGCGGACGGGTCGCTGGCGCTGGGCACTGATACGGGGTCGATCCACGGCGTTGGCGCCAAGGCGCAAGGCGCGCCCTCGTGCAACGGCTGGACCTTCTGGCACATCGAGCATGAGGGCGAGATCAAGCCGATCGACGCGCTGCGCCAGCTCTATCTGCTCGCCGTCGAGGATTGA
- a CDS encoding pseudouridine synthase: MALILFNKPYGVLCQFTDESTGPERPTLAVYIDRPGFYPAGRLDRDSEGLLLLTDDGRLQARIADPRFKMPKTYLVQVEGEPDAAALQALRRGVRLKDGPTLPAEVERIDDPALWPRDPPVRFRKSVPDCWLRLTIREGRNRQVRRMTAAVGHPTLRLVRWRIGDWTLDGLAPGHWRDAAMPEKGR; the protein is encoded by the coding sequence ATGGCCCTGATCCTGTTCAACAAGCCCTATGGCGTCCTGTGCCAGTTCACCGATGAAAGCACCGGCCCCGAACGGCCGACGCTGGCCGTCTATATCGACCGGCCGGGCTTCTACCCGGCGGGCCGGCTCGACCGCGACAGCGAGGGGCTGTTGCTGCTCACCGACGATGGGCGACTGCAGGCGCGGATCGCCGATCCGCGTTTCAAGATGCCCAAGACCTATCTCGTCCAGGTGGAAGGCGAACCCGACGCGGCGGCGCTGCAGGCGTTGCGCCGTGGCGTGCGGCTGAAGGACGGCCCGACCTTGCCGGCCGAGGTCGAACGCATCGATGACCCTGCCCTGTGGCCGCGCGATCCTCCGGTTCGCTTCCGCAAGAGCGTGCCCGATTGCTGGCTACGCCTGACGATCCGCGAAGGGCGCAACCGCCAGGTGCGCCGCATGACGGCCGCGGTCGGACATCCAACGCTGCGTCTGGTGCGCTGGCGGATCGGCGATTGGACGCTCGACGGTCTGGCGCCGGGGCACTGGCGCGATGCCGCCATGCCTGAAAAGGGAAGGTGA
- a CDS encoding MFS transporter, with protein MSSPNRHTVTFIAITIFIDAMGFGLVMPVLPRLLMGVGGLDLADAIGVGTWMGLAMAVASFIAAPVLGNLSDAVGRRPVLLVALGGLAVDYALLALAHTLPLIFLGRVLSGLFGGSYAPAQAAIADVTAPQDRARNFAMVSAGFGVGFVVGPALGGLLTGWGDRAPFVAAGVLAGLNFLYGLTVFPETLARVNRRSFTPSRANPLGSWRVLRAQPGMLNVALVLLFWQLAGLVYPLTWSFYGIAQFGWSDRMIGLSLAAVGVTIALAQIFLTGRAVRRLGERDAATVGIIGAAIGFVTYAFTTSTLVAFAVLAAVAVQSLVQPSVMAMLSSRATPETQGEVQGIASMTTGIAGVIAPMVLTWPMAWFTGPAAPVHFPGVPFLISTGFALIALVLLRRLPAGVRA; from the coding sequence ATGTCTTCGCCGAACCGCCACACCGTCACCTTCATCGCCATCACCATCTTCATCGATGCCATGGGCTTCGGCCTTGTGATGCCGGTCTTGCCGCGCCTGCTGATGGGCGTGGGCGGGCTCGATCTGGCGGATGCGATCGGCGTTGGCACCTGGATGGGGCTGGCCATGGCGGTGGCGAGCTTCATTGCCGCCCCGGTGTTGGGCAATCTCAGCGATGCGGTGGGGCGGCGGCCGGTCCTGCTGGTGGCGCTTGGCGGGCTGGCGGTCGATTATGCGCTGCTCGCGCTGGCGCACACGCTGCCGCTGATCTTCCTGGGGCGCGTGCTTTCCGGCCTGTTCGGCGGCAGCTACGCCCCGGCGCAGGCGGCCATCGCCGATGTCACCGCGCCCCAGGATCGCGCGCGCAACTTCGCCATGGTCAGCGCCGGCTTCGGCGTGGGCTTCGTGGTGGGGCCGGCCCTGGGCGGGCTGCTGACGGGATGGGGCGATCGCGCGCCCTTCGTCGCGGCAGGCGTACTCGCGGGCCTGAACTTCCTTTACGGGCTGACGGTGTTCCCCGAGACGCTCGCGCGCGTGAACCGCCGTTCGTTCACGCCCTCGCGCGCCAACCCGCTCGGGTCATGGCGCGTGCTCCGCGCGCAGCCGGGGATGCTGAACGTCGCGCTGGTGCTGCTGTTCTGGCAGCTTGCCGGTCTTGTCTATCCGCTGACCTGGAGCTTCTACGGCATTGCCCAGTTCGGCTGGTCGGACCGGATGATCGGCCTCAGCCTCGCCGCGGTGGGCGTCACCATTGCCCTGGCCCAGATTTTCCTGACCGGCCGCGCGGTGCGCCGCCTCGGCGAACGCGATGCGGCGACGGTGGGGATCATCGGCGCGGCGATCGGCTTCGTGACGTATGCCTTCACCACCTCCACGCTCGTCGCGTTCGCGGTCCTTGCCGCCGTGGCGGTGCAATCGCTGGTGCAGCCGAGCGTGATGGCCATGCTCTCGTCCCGCGCCACCCCGGAAACGCAGGGGGAAGTGCAAGGCATCGCCTCCATGACGACCGGGATCGCTGGTGTGATCGCGCCGATGGTGCTGACCTGGCCGATGGCGTGGTTCACCGGACCCGCCGCGCCGGTCCATTTTCCCGGCGTGCCGTTCCTGATCTCGACCGGGTTCGCGCTGATCGCGCTAGTGCTGCTGCGTCGCCTGCCCGCCGGCGTGCGCGCCTGA
- a CDS encoding cupin domain-containing protein, with protein sequence MASAPSLIATLGLSPHPEGGWYRETWRAPAEPGTRGAATAILFLLEAGQSSYWHRVDAAEIWLWHGGDALDLRMAADDRATPETFRLGSDVAAGQSVQAVVPEQHWQAASPVPDGPHGYTLVSCVVAPAFEFSGFTLAPPGWEPGA encoded by the coding sequence ATGGCTTCCGCCCCCTCTCTCATCGCCACGCTGGGGCTGTCCCCGCACCCGGAAGGTGGCTGGTATCGCGAGACCTGGCGCGCGCCGGCAGAGCCGGGCACGCGCGGTGCGGCTACCGCGATCCTGTTCCTGCTGGAAGCGGGGCAATCGTCGTACTGGCACCGGGTGGACGCGGCGGAAATCTGGTTGTGGCACGGCGGCGACGCGCTGGACCTGCGCATGGCGGCCGATGACCGGGCCACCCCGGAAACGTTCCGGCTCGGCTCCGATGTCGCGGCGGGGCAAAGCGTGCAGGCGGTGGTGCCCGAACAGCACTGGCAGGCGGCCTCCCCCGTGCCCGACGGGCCGCACGGCTATACGCTGGTGTCCTGCGTGGTCGCCCCCGCCTTCGAGTTCTCCGGCTTCACGCTTGCCCCGCCGGGCTGGGAGCCGGGCGCGTGA
- a CDS encoding sulfite exporter TauE/SafE family protein, protein MLLADPFTLFVCALAVVLVGMAKGGFAGLGVLATPLVALALPPSEAAAIILPILIAQDVISVWSFRHSWDRWIVAWMLPGAVVGIGIGWAFAAWVDESVLMAALGLITLGFGLYRLWLERGHRVVAASTSPGWVGLLFGAATGLTSQIAHAGGPPFQIWVAPRKLPHVTYVGTNSILFAAINWLKLPSYIALGVMTHEVLVAALMLLPLAAASTLVSIRMLRRLKPDRFYHITYWLMVFLGAKLVWSGLF, encoded by the coding sequence ATGCTGCTGGCCGATCCCTTCACCCTGTTCGTCTGCGCGCTGGCCGTCGTGCTCGTGGGCATGGCCAAGGGCGGTTTCGCCGGGCTTGGCGTGCTGGCGACGCCGCTGGTCGCGCTGGCGCTACCCCCGTCCGAAGCCGCCGCGATCATCCTGCCGATCCTGATCGCGCAGGACGTGATCAGCGTGTGGTCGTTCCGGCATAGCTGGGACCGCTGGATCGTGGCCTGGATGCTGCCGGGCGCGGTGGTGGGGATCGGCATCGGCTGGGCCTTCGCCGCCTGGGTGGACGAGAGCGTGCTGATGGCGGCGCTGGGCCTCATCACGCTGGGCTTCGGGCTTTACCGGCTGTGGCTGGAGCGCGGCCATCGCGTGGTCGCCGCCTCGACCTCGCCGGGCTGGGTCGGCCTGCTGTTCGGCGCGGCGACCGGCCTTACCAGCCAGATCGCGCACGCCGGCGGCCCGCCGTTCCAGATTTGGGTGGCGCCGCGCAAGCTGCCGCACGTGACGTACGTCGGCACCAATTCGATCCTGTTCGCCGCGATCAACTGGCTGAAGCTGCCAAGCTACATCGCTCTGGGGGTGATGACGCACGAAGTGCTGGTGGCCGCGCTGATGCTGCTGCCGCTGGCCGCCGCCAGCACGCTGGTCTCGATCCGGATGCTGCGCCGGCTCAAGCCCGACCGGTTCTACCACATCACCTACTGGCTGATGGTGTTCCTGGGCGCGAAGCTGGTCTGGTCGGGCCTGTTCTGA
- the folP gene encoding dihydropteroate synthase, translated as MVQKLYIRPIAFAESPQSEEGEAVRLAGGLVYASRFALLVREGARLVSRRRLSVPEMADALTALPDALAREGEAQWAALRQAHAPLQCGVRTIRLDQPQVMGILNVTPDSFSDGGKFLDKPDAAIEHASAMLEAGAAIIDVGGESTRPGAAAVWEGDEAKRVVPVIERLAGSGAAVSIDSRRSTVIEAALAAGAHIVNDVSALRHDPRSIEIVARSGVPVVLMHAPGGADDLHADGAYADVVLDVFDDLRERRDAALAAGIAREKILLDPGIGFGKTLAENLALINALPLFHALGQPILFGASRKRMIGALSNEAPAHQRMGGSLAVALKAIDAGAQLVRVHDVAETAQAFRIWRGLRDAALTDFSQMI; from the coding sequence ATGGTCCAGAAGCTCTATATCCGTCCGATCGCGTTCGCTGAGAGTCCGCAGAGCGAGGAGGGCGAGGCTGTCCGGCTGGCCGGCGGGCTGGTCTATGCCAGCCGTTTCGCGCTGCTGGTGCGCGAGGGAGCGCGGCTGGTATCGCGGCGGCGGCTGTCCGTGCCGGAAATGGCGGACGCGCTGACGGCGCTGCCCGATGCACTGGCGCGCGAAGGCGAAGCGCAATGGGCGGCCTTGCGGCAGGCCCACGCGCCGCTCCAGTGCGGGGTGCGCACGATCCGGCTCGATCAGCCGCAGGTCATGGGCATTCTCAACGTCACCCCCGACAGCTTTTCGGACGGCGGCAAGTTCCTCGACAAGCCCGATGCGGCGATCGAACACGCATCGGCCATGCTCGAAGCGGGTGCGGCGATCATCGACGTCGGCGGGGAATCCACCCGCCCCGGCGCGGCGGCGGTGTGGGAAGGGGACGAGGCCAAGCGCGTGGTCCCGGTGATCGAGCGGCTGGCCGGATCGGGCGCGGCGGTCTCCATCGACAGCCGCCGTTCCACCGTGATCGAGGCGGCGCTGGCCGCTGGCGCGCATATCGTGAACGACGTGTCGGCGCTGCGTCACGATCCCCGCTCGATCGAGATCGTCGCGCGCAGCGGCGTGCCCGTGGTGCTGATGCACGCGCCGGGCGGGGCCGACGATCTTCACGCCGATGGCGCTTATGCGGATGTCGTGCTCGACGTGTTCGACGATCTGCGCGAACGGCGCGATGCGGCGCTGGCGGCGGGCATCGCGCGCGAGAAAATTCTGCTCGATCCGGGCATCGGCTTTGGCAAGACGCTGGCGGAGAACCTTGCGCTGATCAACGCGCTGCCGCTGTTCCATGCCCTGGGCCAGCCGATCCTGTTCGGCGCCAGCCGCAAGCGCATGATCGGCGCCCTGTCGAACGAGGCACCGGCGCACCAGCGCATGGGCGGTTCGCTGGCGGTTGCGTTGAAGGCCATCGATGCCGGCGCGCAACTCGTGCGGGTGCATGACGTGGCGGAAACGGCGCAGGCCTTCCGCATCTGGCGCGGGCTGCGCGATGCCGCGCTGACCGATTTTTCGCAGATGATCTGA
- the dapD gene encoding 2,3,4,5-tetrahydropyridine-2,6-dicarboxylate N-succinyltransferase, with protein MTAQLEAAIESAWEARDGVTPASSDVRAVVEQALELLDSGKARVAEKIDGEWRVNQWLKKAVLLSFRLNDNAVIDGGAAGAPAFDKVPSKFEGWGENRFRDAGFRVVPGAVARRGAHIAKGVVLMPSFVNIGAYVDEGTMVDTWATVGSCAQIGKNVHISGGAGIGGVLEPLQAGPVIIEDGAFIGARSEVAEGVIVGQGAVLSMGVFLGASTKIVDRATGEVHIGRVPPYAVVVPGSLPGKPLPDGTPGPSLYCAVIVKTVDAQTRSKTGINELLRD; from the coding sequence ATGACCGCCCAGCTCGAAGCTGCCATCGAAAGCGCATGGGAAGCGCGTGACGGCGTGACGCCCGCCAGCAGCGACGTGCGCGCCGTGGTGGAACAGGCGCTGGAACTGCTCGATTCCGGCAAGGCCCGCGTGGCGGAAAAGATCGACGGCGAATGGCGCGTCAACCAATGGCTCAAGAAGGCGGTGCTGCTCTCGTTCCGCCTCAACGACAACGCCGTGATCGACGGCGGCGCGGCGGGCGCGCCCGCGTTCGACAAGGTGCCGTCGAAGTTCGAAGGCTGGGGCGAGAACCGCTTCCGCGACGCGGGCTTCCGCGTGGTGCCCGGCGCCGTCGCCCGCCGTGGCGCGCACATCGCCAAGGGCGTGGTGCTGATGCCCAGCTTCGTCAACATCGGCGCTTACGTCGATGAAGGCACGATGGTCGATACCTGGGCCACCGTCGGTTCCTGCGCGCAGATCGGCAAGAACGTGCACATTTCGGGCGGTGCCGGCATCGGCGGCGTGCTGGAACCGCTGCAGGCCGGCCCGGTCATCATCGAGGACGGCGCGTTCATCGGCGCGCGTTCGGAAGTGGCCGAAGGCGTGATCGTGGGCCAGGGCGCGGTGCTGTCCATGGGCGTGTTCCTGGGCGCATCGACCAAGATCGTCGACCGCGCGACGGGCGAGGTCCACATCGGCCGCGTGCCGCCCTATGCGGTGGTCGTCCCCGGTTCGCTGCCCGGCAAGCCCCTGCCCGATGGCACGCCCGGCCCTTCGCTTTACTGCGCCGTGATCGTCAAGACGGTGGACGCGCAGACGCGCAGCAAGACCGGGATCAACGAACTGCTGCGCGACTGA
- a CDS encoding PQQ-dependent sugar dehydrogenase: MSRTILSALSPLALVLASCGSPISAQKDATHDPAPHEVPAGSEPFTVTDVATFDEPWAMAFLPGAASALVTERAGKLKLWQASGSVLDVAGVPAVDYGGQGGLGDVVLAPDFSTTGMIYLSWAEAGTNDTRGAAVGRAKLVTEGGKPRLEGLQVIWRQAPKVTGRGHYSHRIAFSPDGQYLFLSSGERQKFDPAQDLGVNLGKIIRLLPDGSPAPGNPFADRGGVSAQIWSYGHRNVLGLQFDAQGRLWDLEHGPAGGDELNLIKPGQNYGWPIVSNGDHYDGRPIPRHATRPEFAAPAVSWNPVIAPGDFIFYSGKAFPAWKGQALIAALGSEALVRVAIDGESAREVERYPLDHRLREIREAPDGTIWLLEDGKDAKLRKLSPKP; the protein is encoded by the coding sequence ATGAGCAGAACGATCCTCTCCGCCCTATCGCCCCTCGCCCTCGTCCTCGCAAGCTGCGGTTCGCCGATTTCGGCCCAGAAAGATGCGACGCACGATCCCGCGCCGCACGAGGTTCCCGCCGGGTCGGAGCCGTTCACGGTGACAGACGTTGCCACGTTCGACGAACCCTGGGCCATGGCCTTCCTGCCCGGCGCGGCTTCGGCGCTCGTTACGGAACGCGCGGGCAAGCTTAAGCTGTGGCAGGCGAGCGGGTCGGTGCTGGACGTCGCCGGCGTTCCCGCGGTCGATTACGGCGGACAGGGCGGCCTGGGCGATGTGGTGCTGGCGCCCGATTTCTCCACCACCGGCATGATCTACCTGAGCTGGGCCGAAGCCGGCACCAACGACACGCGCGGCGCGGCGGTCGGGCGGGCGAAGCTGGTGACCGAAGGCGGCAAGCCCCGGCTGGAAGGATTGCAGGTGATCTGGCGGCAGGCGCCCAAGGTGACCGGCCGGGGGCACTATTCGCACCGCATCGCCTTCTCGCCCGATGGCCAGTACCTGTTCCTCTCCTCGGGTGAACGGCAGAAGTTCGATCCGGCGCAGGACCTGGGCGTCAATCTGGGCAAGATCATCCGCCTGCTGCCCGATGGCTCGCCCGCCCCCGGCAACCCGTTCGCCGACCGTGGTGGCGTTTCCGCGCAGATATGGTCCTACGGCCACCGCAACGTGCTGGGCCTGCAGTTCGATGCGCAGGGCCGGCTGTGGGATCTCGAACACGGCCCGGCCGGCGGCGACGAACTGAACCTCATCAAGCCGGGGCAGAACTATGGCTGGCCGATCGTGTCCAACGGCGATCACTATGACGGCCGCCCGATCCCGCGCCATGCCACGCGCCCCGAGTTCGCCGCCCCGGCGGTCAGCTGGAACCCGGTGATCGCGCCGGGCGATTTCATCTTCTATTCGGGCAAGGCCTTCCCGGCGTGGAAGGGCCAGGCACTGATCGCGGCGCTGGGGTCGGAAGCGCTGGTCCGCGTGGCCATCGATGGCGAAAGCGCCCGCGAAGTGGAGCGCTATCCGCTGGACCACCGCCTGCGCGAGATAAGGGAAGCGCCGGACGGCACGATCTGGCTGCTGGAGGACGGCAAGGACGCGAAACTGCGCAAGCTCTCACCAAAACCCTAG